The genome window TGCCGACCGAGGCTGGCTGACGGGACGTCAGACGGCTCGCAGCGTGCGGACCCGGGCCCGGTCCCGGTCCCGGTCTCGGCCTCGGCTGAGCTGGGCCAGGGCCTGCTCGGTCGCCTCGTCGGCCGGCAGGAAGACCACCAACTGCTGCGAGCCGTCGGCGGTTTCGAGCACCTCCCGGTCGAAGGCCAGCGGACCGGCCTGCGGGTGGGCCAGCCGCAGGGGGCCACGGGCCGGTACCTGGTGGAGGTTCAGGCGCCGGGTGAACTCGGGGCCGGCGACCGGCGCCAGCTCGCTGCTCAGCCACTCGGAGTTGGCCACGGTGGGCCCGAGCCAGAGGTCGAAGGCCTGCTCGTCGGCCACCGCGTCCCAGTCGGCGAAGAACTCCCGGGCGCGCGGATCGGTGAAGACGTAGCGGGTGAGGTTGGGCTCGGCGGCCTCCAGCAGCCCGCTGTCCGCCATCACCGCCGCGAAGCCGTCGGTGTGGGCGAGCACGTCGCCCAGGCGGTTGGCCACCACGGCCACGCCCGGTTCCAGCAGCCGCAGCGTCTCCAGCAGCGCGGGGCGCACCTGACGGGGCGGCGGCTCCGGCCGGGTGTGCCCGGCGCACTCGCCGCCGCTGATCTTCGCCAGGTAGCGCAGGTGGGCCCGCTCGGGCACGTCCAGGCTGAGCGCGTCCGCGATCGCGTGCACCACCGGGGGCGACGGGTTGCGGTCGCGGCCCTGCTCGATCCGGGTCAGGTACTCCACGCTCACCCCGGCCCGGGCGGCCAGGTCCTGGCGCCGCAGCCCGGGCGAGCGTCGGCGCCCGCGCTCCGGCAGTCCCAGCGCCTCCGGCTGGATGCTGTCCCGTTTGGCCCGGATGAAGTCCCCCAGTGGTGATCCCATGTCAGGGAGCATAGGGCGGCCCGGTCCGGCTCAGCGTGGCCCTGCCGGGGCCAGCCTGAGCGCGGCCTGGTTGCCGTCCGGGCGGCGCAGCACAGTGGTGGCCATGAACACGAACGAGAACACGAACAAGAACCAGAACAAGAACCAGAACACGAACCCGAAGCTCGTGATCATCGTCGGCAGCGTCCGGGAGGGCCGGTTCGGCCCCGTGGTGGCCTCCTGGGTGGCCGAACAGGCGGCCGCCCACGGCGGGTTCGAGGTCGAGGTGGTGGACCTCGCCGACTACGACGTGCCGCTGGCGCTGCCCGCCGAGTCGCCCAAGTTCGCCGGCGACGCCTACCCCCGCCCGGCCGGCCTGGCCCCGCTGACCGCCGCCCTGGACTCCGCCGACGCCTTCCTGGTCGTCACCCCCGAGTACAACCACAGCTACCCGGCCTCGCTGAAGGCCGCAATCGACTGGCACTTCACCCAGTGGACGGCCAAGCCGGTCGCCTTCGTCAGCTACGGCGGCGCGGCGGGCGGGCGGCACGCGGTGCTGCACCTGGAGAACGTCTTCACCGAACTGCACGCGGTGACCATCCGGGACGGCCTGGCCTTCCCGATGTACTTCACCGGCTGGCAGGACGGCGCGCCGCTCGACGGGCAGTCGGCCGGGTACGCCAAGACGCTGCTGGACCAGCTCTCCTGGTGGGCCGACGCACTGCGGACGGCCCGCGCGGCGGCGCCCTACCCGGCGTGACGGCCGGTGCGACCGGCGTCGGTCCGAGCGCCGGCTGAGCCGGTGTCAGTGCGAGAACAGCTCGTCGAGGTGGTACCGGAGGATGCCCAGCGCCGCGTCGCCGTCGCGCTGGCCGCCCAGCACGCTGGAGCCCAGGCCGTTGACCATGGCGGCCAGCCCGGCGGCGGTGGCGTCGGGGTCCCGGTCGGGGGCGATCCCGCCGTCCTGCTGGGCGGCCCGGATCTGCCCGGCGAGGTAGCCCTCCAGCAGGTCGGGCTGGGCGGTGCCGTGCTTGGCGAGCAGCGCGGGGTCGTTCAGCACGAGGGTGTAGTAGGCGGCGTAGGTGCGGGCGATCCGGCGGCTCTCCGGGTCGGTGGGGAGGATGCAGGAGAGGATCGCCGTGATGGTGCTGCGCGGGGTGGGCGGGGTGCCGGCGGCGCTGATCCACTCGGCCATCCGGGCCCGGAGCTGCTCGCCGAGCCGGGCGAGTGCGTCCAGCAGCAGCCCCTCCTTGGTCGTGAAGTAGTACTGCACCAGCCGGAGTGAGACGCCGGCTTCGGCGGCGACGGCGCGCATGCTGGCCGACTGCAGGCCCTCGGTGTCGGCGATCCGCAGCAGCGCCTCGGCGATCTGTCGGCGGCGTTCCTCGTGATCGACGCGTGCGTTCATGGTTCCGGGCCTCCCTCGTGGTACACCCGTATCATGCTGTGATACACATGTATCATGCCAATCAGCCAGCCCACGCGAGTCAGCCGGTTCAAGAACGAGAAGGCTGAAGACCGATTCCGCACCGCCTACGAGCACGCCCTCGGCGAGCTGTGGCCCGGACCCCGGACGGCGCTGAACCTGCCGACCGCCTTCGGCACCACCCGGGTCTACCTCACCGGCCCCGAGCGGGCGCAGCCGATCGTGCTGCTGCCCGGTTCGGGCGGCAACGCGCTGATGTGGCACCGGTACCTCGGCGCGCTGTCCGAACACCACCGGGTGATCGCCGTCGACCCGGTCGGCGAGCCGGGCGCCAGCAGCCAGACCGCGCCGATCGCCGACGGGCGGGACGGCGCGGCCTGGCTGGAGGAGGTGCTGACCGGACTGGAGCAGGCCGGCGTGGAGCTGACCGGTGCTCAGCTGGTCGGCTGCTCCTACGGCGGGTGGACGGCGCTCTGCCACCAGCTCCACCACCCCGGCCGCGTCGCCTCGCTCACCCTGCTGGAGCCGGCCGGCTTCTCCGGCTACGGCGCGAAGTTCTACACCTGGCTGATCCTCGGCGGACTCGCCTCGACCGCGCCCCGGCCGCTGCGCCCCCGGCTGGCCCGGCTGGTCGGCAACAGCACCATCCTGGAGACCGAGCTGATGCGGCTGGTGCGGGCCTCGATGGGGTTCAGCCGGGCGCTGCCGGTGCCGCCGGTCTTCACCGACGAGGAACTGGCCCGGCTGACCGTGCCGATGCGCTTCCTGCTCGGCGGCCGCAGCGCGATGTACGACTCGCAGGCCGTCGCGGACCGGATCCGGCTGCTGCTGCCGGCCGCCGAGATCGAGGTGGTGCCCGGCACCGGCCACGACCTGCCGACCGACCGGCCGGACCTGGTGATCGAGCGGCTGCTCCAAGGGGTCAGCTGAGCGAGGCCAACTCGGTGTCCGAGAGCCGCAGCTGACCCGCCGCGAGGTTCTCGGCCAGGTGCTCCGGGTTGCCGGTGCCCGGGATGGCCAGCACGTGCGGGCCCTGGTGCAGGGTCCAGGCCAGGCGGACCTGGGCGACGGACGCGCCGTGCGCGCCGGCCACGGCGCGCAGCGCCTCGTCGTGGCCGGCCGCCGTGCCTGCTGTGCCCGTCGCCGTCCGGGGCCCGGCGATCGCGGCGAACGGCACGAAGGCGATGCCGAGTTCGCCGCACCGCCGCAGCAGCGCCTGCTGCTCGGCGGGCGCGGCGCCGACGCCGTACGGGTTCTGCACGCAGACCACCGGGGCGATGGCCAGTGCCTCGATCAGCTGCCGGTCGGTGACGTTGGAGACGCCCAGCTGCCGGATCAGGCCGGCCTCGCGCAACTCGGCCAGGGCGCCGAAGTGTTCGGCGATCGACCCGTCGCGGCGGCTCGGCGGCACCCGGAGGTTCACCACGTCCAGGTGGTCGCGCCCGAGTTGGCGCAGGTTCTGCTCGACCTGGCCGCGCAGCTGCTCGGGGTCGGCCCACCACCAGGCGCCGGACGGGTCGCGGTCGGGCCAGACCTTGGTGGTGATCACCAGGTCCTCGGGGTAGGGCGCGAGCGCGCTGTTGATCAGCTCGTTGGCGGAGCGGGTGGCGGAGAAGTAGAAGGCGGCCGTGTCGATGTGGTTCACGCCCAGCTCGACCGCCCGGCGCAGCACCCGGATCGCCTGCCCGCGCTCGCTCGGCACGCCGCCGAACGGCACGCTGCCGGTCAGGCGCATCGCGCCGAGGCCGATCCGATGGACAGTCAGGTCGCCGAGCCGCACCACTGGTGCGGGGCCGGACTTCATGTGGGAGTTGGAAAAAGGCATGAAAAAAGCCTCCCCGCCGGACAAGGACCCGGATCGAGAAGGCTCGCGCTCACCTATCCTCAGCCTATCATCGTTTCATCATCTGTCGCAGCAGTCCTGAGAGTTGACAGGCCGTCCGTGCACGCATGACGTAGCGGCCCAATGACGTAGAGTCACTGCCATGACCGAGGAGACCCAGGGCGTCGAGACCGCGCACCACTACTACGGCAGCAGCCAGGTCGACGGCTTCTACTCCGCCGTCTGGGGCGGCGAATCCATCCACACCGGCAGCTACCTGAGCGAGCACGAGTCGATCGCGACGGCCTCCCGCCGCACCATCGAGCGGGCGGCGGAGCGGATCGCCGAGCGGCTCGGCCGGCCCGGCACCACCGTGCTCGACCTCGGGTCCGGCTACGGCGGCCCGACCCGCTACCTGGCCGAGACCTTCGGCTGCAGGGTGGTGGCGCTCAACATCAGCGAGTCGCAGAACGAGCGGCACCGCCGGACCAACGCCGAGCGCGGACTCGACGGCCTGATCGAGGTGGTGACCGGCTCCTTCCAGGACATCCCGTTCCCCGACGCCGAGTTCGACGTGGTCTGGTCGCAGGAGGCGTTCTGCCACAGTCCCGACCGCGACCGCCTGCTCGCCGAGGCGGCCCGGGTGCTGCGGCCGCACGGCGACCTGGTCTTCACCGACGTGATGGCGGCCGACGGCGTCCCGCCCGAGGCCCTGCACCAGGTGATCGAGCGCCTGCGCGTGCCCGACCTGGCCACCCCGGGCTACTACCGCCGCCGGCTCGCCGAACTCGGCCTGTCCCACCTCGAATTCGACCAGCAGAACGGTCAACTCCGCACCCACTACGAGCGCCTGACTGAGGAGACCCGGAGCCGCCAGGACCAGCTGCGCCGCCTGGTCGGCCCCGACTACCTGGCCGAACTGCTGGCGAACCTCCCGCTCTGGGTGGACGCCTGCCGGGACGGGCGGCTCAGCTGGGGCGTCTTCCACGCCCGGCGGTGACACCCGCCCGCTCCGCCGTTCCCGGGTGCGCTACCCCCTGACCAGCTTCTCCAGGTCGGCGATCGCGCCCTGGATCGGCGGGAGCGCGAGCATCCGGCGTTGTGCGCGGCGGGAGTTGGCGGTGTGTGCCGGGTCGGTGAGGACGCGGTGGCAGGTGGCGGCGACGTCGGCGGGCGCCGGGATGCGCAGGCCGAGGCCGAGCTGCTCGACCCGGTCGGCGTTGGCGGGCTGGTCGCCGAAGCAGGGGAGGACGGCCATCGGCACGCCGGCGCCCACCGCCTCGCGGATGCTGTTGTAGCCGCCGTGGGTGAGCAGCAGTTGGGCGCAGCGCAGCAGCAGCGGCTGCGGCATCGAGTCGACCAGGTGCACGCGGTCGGTGGGCAGCGACGGCAGGTCCACCGGGAGGCCGCCGGTGGCGATCACCGCCTGGCAGTCCAGCTCGGCCAGCCCGGTGGCGATCGCGCCGAGCAGGCCGACCGGGTCCAGCCCCACGGTCGGGACGAACGGCAGGACGGTGCCGAGCGAGGCGAGCACCAGCGGCTGGTCGGCGGGCAGTTCGGCGATCCATTCGGGCAGCACGGTGTTCGGGTCGACCTCGGTGGGCTGCCGGTAGCGGTGGAAGATGCCGCCGGGGTGGCCGGCGAAGGAGAGCCCGGCGGGCATGCAGTCCAGCCGGCCGTGGCGGTGCACGGCGGCGGGGTCGGGCTCGGGGGGCAGGTCGAGGTCGGCGCGGCGCTGGTTGAGGTGGGGCAGCAGGGCCACCGGGTCCAGGTGGTTGGCGGCCCCGGAGGGTGCGCTCAGGTGCGGCACGCCGAGCGTCTCGGCCACCAGGTAGCCGGCGAACTCGCCGCCGTCGCGGATCACCAGCTGGGGCCCGAACTCGCGGGCCACCGGCAGCAGCGCGTGGTAGCTGTCGGTCACGTGCGGCCCGGCGAAGATCTCCAGGACCAGCTCCTCGGACGGCCCGGCGTCCCGGTCCACGGTGACCAGCGGGTCCACCAGCAGCGGTTCCAGCCGCAGCGGCAGGCCGGCGAGCGGTGCGAGCAGTCTGGCGGGCGCCGCGACCAGCACCTGGTGGCCGGCGGTGGCCAGGGCCGAGGCCAGCGGCCGCACGGCGTTGACGTGGGAGGGCGATCCGGTGACGGTGACAAGGACGCGCACGGTGGTTCTCCTGACGGGAGATCGGTCGCCGGGCCGGCGGGCGGTCGTCAGTCGCAGCGTACGTGAACGACTGATCGGGTGTCAGGCGGACCCGCGGGCGCGCCGGGGGCGGACGGCGGTGCGCCGGGCGGGCGCGCGCCGGTCACGGGCAGTGAGCGCCCGGGTCGGGCCGGTGGCGGCGCGGGCGGGCCGCCGGGCGACTCGGGCAGCTTCGGTGAACATTCGCGCGATTTCCGTTATCCGGCTCCCGGCCGGGGGTCTCCTGTCTCGTAGGGCAGTCGACCGTAGGAGCACAGATGACGCATTACCCGACCGAGGAGCTGACGGACCGGTACGTCCCGAGCGCACCCGAACGGCGGGCGGGCGGCGGATCGCACCGCAAGGTCGGTAGCGGCGGGCGGCGCCGCCGGGCGCGGCGCGGGTCGGCGGCCAAGCCGCTGCTGGCCGTGGTCGCGGTCGCGGCGACGGCCACCACCGCGATGCTCGGCGGCAAGGTGCTGTTCGGCTCTGGCCCGCAGGACGGCCGGGCGGCCTCCGCGCCGGACCCGCAGCTGCCGGGGGCGGGCGTACCGATCGACGCACCGTCGGTGACGCCCAGCCAGTCGGCCGCCCCGCAGGCGGTGTCGGCCTCCCCGACCGCGAGCGTCGGCCCGACCCGGCTGCCCGGTGCCGGCACCAGCACGACGCCGGTGCAGCGGGCCGCCTCGGCCTCCGCCCGCCCGACCGCGGCCGCCCCGAGCACCAGTGTGCTGGCGGCCGTGCCGTCGCAGGCCCCGGCGACCCAGTCGACCGGCTCGGGTTCGGGCTCAGGTTCGGGCTCGGGCTCGGGTTCCGGCGCCGACCTGGACGCGGCGGCGAACCAGGTGCTCGCGCTGATCAACCAGGCCCGGGCCGCCCAGGGCGTGGCCCCGCTGACCATGCTCTCCGGGCTGCAGAGCAGCGCGAACGCCCACAACCACACCATGGCGGCGGGCTGCGGCCTGCAGCACCAGTGCCCGGGCGAGGCGGCCTTCGGCGACCGCGAGCACGCGGCCGGCGTGCAGTGGGGCACGGCCGGCGAGAACATCGGCGACGGCGGCCCGGTGGCCAACACCACGGATGCGATAGCCGCCATGGCGGTCGGCCTCACCAAGGACATGCTGGCCGAGCAGCCGCCCAACGACGGCCACCGCCGCAACATCCTCAACCCTGACTTCCACCACATCGGGATCGAGCTGCTGCGCGACTCCTCGGGGACGGTGTGGATGACCCAGGACTTCTCGGACTGAGGCGGCGTCCGTCAGCCGGGCAGCAGGCGCTGCGGGGCGGTCAGTTCCACTCCTGCAGCTGCCAGCCCTGGTAGAAGGCGTCCTGCGAGGCGCCGTTGCAGGCGTAACCACGGACCCCGTACTGCGAGTTGTCCAGGCAGATCGACGGGCTGTTCGGCAGGCCGTTCTTCAGGACGATCTCCTGCCCGCCGGAGGAGTCCGTGCGGAACCAGACCTCCCAGTTCTGGTACCCGTTGATGAAGCTGCTCCAGTTGCACGAGTAGGTGCGCAGGCCGTACTGCGGCGACCAGTCCAGGCAGCCGTTGCTGCCGGGGGCCTGGCTCTGCAACTGGGCGCCATCGGTGACGTCGTCGGTGTTGATCGCCTTCCACTTCTGGTAGCCGTTGTTGTAGCTGGGCGCGTTGCAGGGGTACATCCGCAGGCCGTACTGGCTGGAGTTGTCCAAGCAGTTGGCGCTGGTGCCCCAGTCCGAGCTGATCTGGTAGCTGCCGTTCTGGGTCCACCAGCCCGGCCCTACGTCGGCCTGGGCGCTGCCCGTGCTGATGACGCCCAGGCCGGCCGCCAGGCCGATGGCGGCCGCGGCCGAGCCGAGGCGGTGAAGAGTGCTGCGCATGTGCGGGTCCTTCCCCCGTAGAGGCCACGGAGGCAGGACGGTTGGACCGAGCCCCCGTACCGGTCTGCGCCGGAAGCTATCGGGCGCCGAGCGGCAACGACAACCCCTGGCGGGTCAAGATTCCGTGAGCGGCGGCACCGCCGGGGCCGGCCCCAGGGTGGTGGTGCCGGGCGTGGACTGGTGGCCGAGCCCGGCCCGGTAGGTGTCCAGGGCCTGCTCCAGGCGGCCGGTGCGGCGCAGCAGGTCGCCGAGCAGGCGGCAGAGGTCGGCCAGGTCGGCGCTGGCGCCCGCCTGTTGGAGCAGGTCCAGCGCGGTGCGGTAGTGCCGCTCGGCCTCGTCCGGCGCGCCGCGCTCCTCGGCGATCAGCCCGAGCAGGCGGTGGGCGGCGCCCGCGTGCACCGCGCCGCGGTGCGGGTGGAGCGCGTCCAGCAGCTCGGCGAGCAGCTCGGCCGCCTCGGCGCTGCGGCCCGAGCGGCGCAGCACGTCGGCCAGCTCGACCTCGATCTGCCGGATGTACAGGTCGGCCTGACGGTCCGTCAACATTTCGCGCGCGGTGCGCAGTTCGCGCTCGGCGGCGGCGAGGTCGCCGTGCTGGGCGCGCAGGTAGCCGCGCATCCAGTGGCAGTGCGCGAGTTCGGTGCGGATCCGCAGCTGCTGGTAGAGCTGCTGGGCCTGCGCCAGTGCGGCGTCGGCCTCGGCGGTCCGGCCGTCGGCCAGCAGGGTGCGGGCCACCGAGCGGTGCAGCCGGGCCACCGCGACCGGGTCGTCCACCTGCGGGGCCAGGGCCAGGGCGAGTTCGGCGGCCTGCGCGGCGCGGCGGTGGGCGCCCAGGTCCAGGTAGGGGGCGATCACGGCGGAGTAGAGCAGCAGCAGGGCCTGCGGGTCGGGTAGGCCGCCGTTGTTCAGCTGGTCGATCGCGCTCTCCAACAGGTAGCAGGAGTAGCGCAGGTCGCCCGCGAGCAGGTGGGCCACCGCCCGCCCGCGCAGCGCGGGCACCCGGCGGGGGAGCGGGGCGTCCCGGAGCAGCTCCTCGGCGGCCTCGAAGTGGCCTATCGCCAGGTCGAGTTCGCCGTGCTCCAGGGCGCAGTCGCCGAGCCCGAGCAGCGCGTCGGCCCGCTCCTGGGACAGGCCGTGCAGCCCGGCCTCGTCGGCCAGCCCGGCGAACCGCTCGGCCGCGTCGGCGGACCGGCCGGTGCACAGGGTCTGGCGGGCGTCGGCCAGCCGCAGCCGCAGGTCGGTGGCCAGGTGGGCGGGGCGTCCGGTGGCCAGCTGCTCCGCGGTGGTGCCGAGCCGTTCGGCGAAGAACCGCAGTGCGTTCTCCGAGGGGCGGACCCGGCCGGCCTCCAGGGTGGACACGTAGGCGGCGGTGTACGCGGGTTCGGCCAGCGCGCGCTGGGTGAGGCCGCGTTCGGTGCGCAGGGCGTGGATCCGGCGGCCGATCAGCAGTCTGTCGTCGTCCTCGTCGTCGGCCATGTCGCTCCTGTTCCGAGGGGTCTGAGGGGTGGTCACCCGGCACAGGCTATTGCGTGCCGGTGCGGCCGCCGCTAGCTTAACTCGTCATGTAAGCGGGCTTGAATCGGTAGTTGAGTCCGGGCACACGAGCCGGGACTTCCCCTCGCTGAATGGACCCCCCACATGCGCATACGCTCAGTCCTGGCCGCCGTCGCGACGGCGCTCGGCCTGTTCACCGCCCTGCCCGCGCCCCAGGCACTGGCCCAGGCACCGCTCGCCCCGGTGGTGCCCTCGGTGGCGCCGCTCGCCACCGGATCCGGCCCGGTCTGCTGGTTCGGCGCCTGCTATGACTACGTGTCGGGCCGTCAGAAGACCGACACCGCGGGTGCCAGCATCCTGATGACGCAGTCCGCGCCGACCATCAAGCCCGGTGACACCGAATCGCACTCGCTGCAGGAGCTGGCGGTGCAGTCCGCGGACCAGAAGTCCACGGTGGAGGTCGGCTGGACGGTCGACCTCGGGCTCAACGGCGACCTGCGGCCGCACCTCTTCGTCTACCACTGGGTGGACGGGCAGGAGAGCTGCTACAACGCCTGCGGCTTCGTGCCGGTCTCGCACACCGTCACGGCCGGCATGGCGGTGCGCCCCGGCGAGGCCGCGCGGTTCACCATCGTCAACCTCGGCGGCGACTGGTGGATCCTCTACGACCAGCAGCCGGTGGGCTACTTCCCCGGCTCGCTGTGGAACGGCGGCTACACCCGGGCGCAGACCATCACCGCCTTCGGCGAGGTGGCGCACGCCGCCGGCAGCACCTGCGAGACCATGGGCGACGGGCGGCTCGGCAGCGCGCCGGGCTCCGGCTGGATCCGCGACTTCCAGCTGCTCGGCTCCGCCGACCGGCCGCAGCTGACGGTCACCTCGACCAGCCCGGCGCTCTACGACTCGGGCGCGGTGCGGGCGACCTCGTTTCGCCTGGGCGGCCCCGGGGCAGGGCCCTGCTGACGGACCGGCACGACTGCGCGCCCGAGGGGCGGTCCCACCCGGACCGCCCCTCGGGCGCGTGCTGCGCCAGTTGTGAGCTGCGCCACATCCAGGAATCGCGTGCAGCAGGTGGTGGCCCGCATCCGTCATGCAGGCAGTAACAAGATCGGGAGGACGAATGAGTACAACGGCAGGCGACCGGTGATCGGCCTCCGGCGCGGCCGCGAGACGGCGGCCGAGCGGATCGACTTCACCGAGTTCGTGCAGCAGCGGTCGGCGGCGCTCTTCCGCACCGCCTACCTGCTGACGGGCAGTCGGGAGACGGCCGAGGACCTGGTGCAGGAGGCGCTGGAGAAGGCCTACCGGCGCTGGTCGCGGATCTGCGCGGCCGACTCGCCGGAGGCGTACCTGCGCCGGATGGTGGTGAACCTCGCCAACGACCGGTGGCGCCACCAGCGCCACGACGGGGGCGAGGCCGCCGGAACGGCGGAGGACCGCGCCGCCGACGACGACCCGTTCGCGCTGGTCGACCTGCGTGAGGAACTGGTCCAGGCACTGCACGCGCTGCCGATCGGCATGCGCACTGCGGTGGTCCTGCACTACCTCCACGACATGGACGACCAGCAGATCGCCGAGATGCTGAACGTCTCGCCCAGCACCGTGCGCTCACAACTCTCCCGGGCCCTGGTCAAACTGCGCGCCGCGCGCCGACCGGCCGGACCGTCGCAGGGCGGCCGGGCCGTCGCCCGGCCCCTCACCCTCCTCGATCTCAAAGGCGTGTGACGACTCATGACCTCCTTCGACCCGCACAACGGCTCCACCGGGTTCGTCCCGGACTCTGACTCGGACTTCGGAAAGGCACTGATCCAAGCCATGGACGACTTCTCGCACTCGGCCTCCGCCCCGTCCTTCGACTCCGCGGGCATCGTCCGCCGGACCCGGCGCCGCCGCGGCGTGCTGGCGCTCGCCGGGTCGGCGGCTGCCGTCGCGGCGGCGGTGACGCTGACCCTGACCCTGGGCACCTTCTCCGGCGGATCGACCGTCGCGGTCGCCGCCGCGCCCACCGCCGCGCCCACCGCCTCGTACGACAACGAGCTGCCGCCGAGCGCCGACGTCGCCCAGCCCATGCCGCAGGACACGAACGCGAACGCCGTCGTGGTGCCCGACCTGATCGGCATGAACCAGGAGCAGGCCACCCACGCGCTCCGGGTCCTGGGGCTGGACGTCTCGGTCGGCCAGACGCACACCAACGTGAACCCGCAGTTCTTCCCGTCGGCGCACGCGAGCCTGATCGGGCCGGGCGGCCAGGTCCCGGTCGGAATCGTCGCCTACACCAGCCCGGCTGCCGGTACCCGGGTCGCCCCGGGCACGATCATCGGGATCGGGATCACCCACGAATGACGAGGCCTCACGGCGTCACGATGGCGAAGTTCGGGTCCGGTGCGTCGAGCAGGCCGAGCAGCTGGGTCAGCAGTCCCGGGTCGCCGGCCATGGTGATCCCTTCGGTGCCCAGGCCGGCCAGCGCGCCCAGTAGTTGGGGCTTGGTCATCGTCATGGTCAGTCCGGCGGTGGGGTCCGGGCGGTCGTCGGTGGTCCAGGTGAGCACCCCGTGGGCCAGCCGCAGGTGCCAGTAGGCGTCCTCGACGAACCAGTCGACGGCGAGTGAACTGTCCCAAGCACGCGGCCCGTTGAGCCGCACCGCGAGACCGTCGAGGAGCTGTCCGACGGTGAGCGCGAGGAACATGTCGATGCCCGCGCCGGTGCGCTGCGCGGTCTGCACGCCCTCGGTGAGTTCGAGGGCCCCGGTGAGGTAGAAGTTGCGCCACACCGCGTTCTCGGCACCGTGCGCCAAGGTGGTGTACAGACCGGCGAGTTGGTCGCGGGCCGCCCGGTCGTCGGGGTCGTTGAAGACGGCGTGGTTGAGCAGGGTCACCGCGAACCGCAGGTCACCCGCCCGCGCGTACCGCTCGGCTTGTTCGCGCACCGCCGCGTTGCCGCCGAGGACTTCGACCCAGCGCCGGGCCTCCTCGACCGGCGGCAGCTCCCACAGGTGGGCCGGGTTGCCGTCGAACCAGCCGAGGTAGCGCTGGTAGATCCCCTTGACGTTGTGACTGAGCGAGCCGTAGTAGCCCTGGTTGGCCCACACCGAGGCGATGGCGGGAGGGAGTTGGAGTTCCTCGGCGATCTCGGCCGGGGTGCGCCCCTGGTTGATCAGGCGCACGGTCTGGTCGTGCAGGTAGGCGTAGAGGTCGCGCTGCTGGGTGAGCAGGGCGGTGATCCGCTCGCCGCCCCAGGTCGGCCAGTGGTGGGAGGCGAAGGCGACGTCGGCCGCGCCGTCGTAGAGGCCGATCGCCTCGGTGAGGTAGCCGGCCCAGGCCCGGGCGTCGCGGACCTGGGCGCCGCGCAGGGTGATGATGTTGTGCATGGTGTGGGTGGCGTTCTCCGCCATGCAGACCGCGCGCAGGTCCGGGAAGAGGAAGTTCATCTCCTCCTGGCACTCGGTGCCGGGCGTCAGTTGGAACCGGATCCGCACGCCGTCGAGGGTCACCTCCTCGCCGGTGGCGGTGACGTACCGGGTGGGGGCGATCAGGCCGACGGTGCCGAGCGAGACCGTCAGGCCGAGCCCACAGCCGAGTTGCGCGGCCGCGCCGGCGGGCAGGTGGGCGCCGTACATGTAGCCGGCGCGGCGGGCCATCGCGGTGCCGACGTGCAGGTTCTCGCTGACCGCGTGCTCCATGAACCCGGCCGGGGCGAGGATCGGCACCTCGCCCGCGCCGTCCGGCAGCACGCCGCGGCAGCCGCCGAAGTGGTCGACGTGCGGGTGGGTGTAGATCATCGCCCGGACCGCGCGGTCGCCGCGGTGCTCCCGGTAGAGCCGCAGCGCGGCGGCCGCGGTCTCGGCGGAGATCAGCGGGTCGATCACGATGATGCCGCTGTCGCCCTCGACGATCGTCATGTTGGACAGGTCGAGCCCGCGGACCTGGTAGATCCGGTCGGTGACCCGGTAGAGCCCTTGGCGGGAGAGCAATCGGGCCTGCCGCCACAGGCTCGGGTCGGCCGTCGCGGGGGCCGGCTCGCCGTCGGCGAGGAAGGCGTAGGCCGCCGGGTCCCAGGCGGTCCGGCCGTCGGCGGTGCGGATCGGCCCGCCGG of Kitasatospora viridis contains these proteins:
- a CDS encoding TetR/AcrR family transcriptional regulator yields the protein MNARVDHEERRRQIAEALLRIADTEGLQSASMRAVAAEAGVSLRLVQYYFTTKEGLLLDALARLGEQLRARMAEWISAAGTPPTPRSTITAILSCILPTDPESRRIARTYAAYYTLVLNDPALLAKHGTAQPDLLEGYLAGQIRAAQQDGGIAPDRDPDATAAGLAAMVNGLGSSVLGGQRDGDAALGILRYHLDELFSH
- a CDS encoding NADPH-dependent FMN reductase, encoding MNTNENTNKNQNKNQNTNPKLVIIVGSVREGRFGPVVASWVAEQAAAHGGFEVEVVDLADYDVPLALPAESPKFAGDAYPRPAGLAPLTAALDSADAFLVVTPEYNHSYPASLKAAIDWHFTQWTAKPVAFVSYGGAAGGRHAVLHLENVFTELHAVTIRDGLAFPMYFTGWQDGAPLDGQSAGYAKTLLDQLSWWADALRTARAAAPYPA
- a CDS encoding helix-turn-helix domain-containing protein; amino-acid sequence: MGSPLGDFIRAKRDSIQPEALGLPERGRRRSPGLRRQDLAARAGVSVEYLTRIEQGRDRNPSPPVVHAIADALSLDVPERAHLRYLAKISGGECAGHTRPEPPPRQVRPALLETLRLLEPGVAVVANRLGDVLAHTDGFAAVMADSGLLEAAEPNLTRYVFTDPRAREFFADWDAVADEQAFDLWLGPTVANSEWLSSELAPVAGPEFTRRLNLHQVPARGPLRLAHPQAGPLAFDREVLETADGSQQLVVFLPADEATEQALAQLSRGRDRDRDRARVRTLRAV
- a CDS encoding aldo/keto reductase; this translates as MPFSNSHMKSGPAPVVRLGDLTVHRIGLGAMRLTGSVPFGGVPSERGQAIRVLRRAVELGVNHIDTAAFYFSATRSANELINSALAPYPEDLVITTKVWPDRDPSGAWWWADPEQLRGQVEQNLRQLGRDHLDVVNLRVPPSRRDGSIAEHFGALAELREAGLIRQLGVSNVTDRQLIEALAIAPVVCVQNPYGVGAAPAEQQALLRRCGELGIAFVPFAAIAGPRTATGTAGTAAGHDEALRAVAGAHGASVAQVRLAWTLHQGPHVLAIPGTGNPEHLAENLAAGQLRLSDTELASLS
- a CDS encoding alpha/beta fold hydrolase, which gives rise to MPISQPTRVSRFKNEKAEDRFRTAYEHALGELWPGPRTALNLPTAFGTTRVYLTGPERAQPIVLLPGSGGNALMWHRYLGALSEHHRVIAVDPVGEPGASSQTAPIADGRDGAAWLEEVLTGLEQAGVELTGAQLVGCSYGGWTALCHQLHHPGRVASLTLLEPAGFSGYGAKFYTWLILGGLASTAPRPLRPRLARLVGNSTILETELMRLVRASMGFSRALPVPPVFTDEELARLTVPMRFLLGGRSAMYDSQAVADRIRLLLPAAEIEVVPGTGHDLPTDRPDLVIERLLQGVS
- a CDS encoding glycosyltransferase, which translates into the protein MRVLVTVTGSPSHVNAVRPLASALATAGHQVLVAAPARLLAPLAGLPLRLEPLLVDPLVTVDRDAGPSEELVLEIFAGPHVTDSYHALLPVAREFGPQLVIRDGGEFAGYLVAETLGVPHLSAPSGAANHLDPVALLPHLNQRRADLDLPPEPDPAAVHRHGRLDCMPAGLSFAGHPGGIFHRYRQPTEVDPNTVLPEWIAELPADQPLVLASLGTVLPFVPTVGLDPVGLLGAIATGLAELDCQAVIATGGLPVDLPSLPTDRVHLVDSMPQPLLLRCAQLLLTHGGYNSIREAVGAGVPMAVLPCFGDQPANADRVEQLGLGLRIPAPADVAATCHRVLTDPAHTANSRRAQRRMLALPPIQGAIADLEKLVRG
- a CDS encoding SAM-dependent methyltransferase, whose translation is MTEETQGVETAHHYYGSSQVDGFYSAVWGGESIHTGSYLSEHESIATASRRTIERAAERIAERLGRPGTTVLDLGSGYGGPTRYLAETFGCRVVALNISESQNERHRRTNAERGLDGLIEVVTGSFQDIPFPDAEFDVVWSQEAFCHSPDRDRLLAEAARVLRPHGDLVFTDVMAADGVPPEALHQVIERLRVPDLATPGYYRRRLAELGLSHLEFDQQNGQLRTHYERLTEETRSRQDQLRRLVGPDYLAELLANLPLWVDACRDGRLSWGVFHARR